From a region of the Neobacillus niacini genome:
- a CDS encoding NAD(P)/FAD-dependent oxidoreductase, whose product MASMEKAIIIGGGISGKLAARVLSDVYKEVIILERDSESEGPSSRKGVPQGEHLHALLHAGEHGLEELFPGITEKFYDSGAVKINSTMDLSWYHHGAWKIRYDGGYSTTLQTRPHLEWHIEQYIKQIPNVALHYNQVVEDFLYNEAENRITGVQLKTGPILADLVVDASGVSCLTSKWLRKRGTHIPKENVEINLSYISKQFELDENYQRNWKIKMVYPNPPQEKMGGTISKVEGNRYIVTIMGYHKAVDEKEVLEDDNGFIELSKKLPRLDIYQEIEHGTPLTKTSFYRIPHIVWKRFDKMELPKGLLLIGDTICRIDPVFGQGMSIAILEALTLQKLLQTGTRQIDSAEFHKKAAKVISPIWNMVITEDFRYSATTGKTPFGIFIQQWYAKKIFLLSSQNKEVYDAFVKVMNLVRPISSLMTPRIIKSVLLHTFWKKP is encoded by the coding sequence ATGGCCTCAATGGAAAAAGCAATTATTATTGGCGGAGGAATTTCGGGTAAATTGGCAGCCCGTGTGTTGTCGGATGTTTATAAAGAGGTAATCATCCTCGAACGTGACAGCGAATCAGAAGGACCATCATCACGAAAGGGTGTCCCGCAAGGTGAACATTTACATGCCCTCCTCCATGCTGGCGAGCACGGTCTCGAGGAGCTGTTTCCTGGTATTACAGAGAAATTTTATGATAGCGGGGCTGTAAAAATCAATTCAACCATGGATCTTTCATGGTATCACCATGGAGCTTGGAAGATTCGATACGATGGCGGGTACAGTACGACTCTTCAAACGCGCCCACATTTAGAATGGCATATTGAACAATACATAAAACAAATTCCAAATGTTGCTTTGCATTACAATCAAGTGGTAGAGGATTTTTTATATAATGAAGCAGAAAATCGGATCACAGGTGTTCAACTAAAAACAGGACCAATACTAGCAGATTTAGTTGTGGATGCCAGCGGTGTAAGCTGTCTTACCTCAAAATGGTTACGTAAACGAGGAACACATATACCTAAAGAAAACGTTGAAATCAACTTAAGCTATATCAGTAAACAATTTGAGCTGGATGAAAATTATCAAAGAAACTGGAAGATTAAGATGGTGTATCCTAATCCTCCTCAAGAAAAAATGGGAGGCACCATCTCAAAGGTAGAGGGGAATCGTTATATTGTCACCATTATGGGTTATCATAAAGCCGTTGATGAGAAAGAAGTTCTAGAAGATGATAACGGCTTTATTGAACTTTCTAAGAAATTGCCAAGACTTGATATCTATCAAGAGATAGAACATGGCACTCCCCTTACGAAAACAAGCTTCTATCGCATTCCACATATTGTTTGGAAAAGATTTGATAAGATGGAACTACCAAAGGGTCTTTTGTTAATTGGAGATACCATCTGCAGGATTGATCCTGTCTTTGGTCAAGGAATGAGTATAGCTATTTTAGAGGCTCTTACTTTGCAAAAACTGTTACAAACAGGCACACGACAAATAGATTCAGCGGAATTTCATAAAAAGGCTGCGAAAGTTATTTCCCCGATTTGGAATATGGTCATTACAGAAGATTTCCGTTATTCGGCTACCACTGGGAAAACGCCATTCGGTATCTTTATACAGCAATGGTACGCAAAAAAAATCTTCCTCTTATCATCTCAAAATAAAGAAGTCTACGATGCTTTTGTAAAAGTGATGAACCTAGTTCGACCGATTTCATCCTTGATGACTCCTAGGATTATTAAAAGTGTATTATTGCACACATTCTGGAAGAAACCATAA
- a CDS encoding alanine/glycine:cation symporter family protein: MLEQLVASINGYLWSPPLIIFICAVGLYFSVRTRFLQIRHVKEMVRLLFNGKSSNEGVSSFQALAMSLSGRIGVGNIAGTATGIAFGGPGAVFWMWVITFIGAASAFVESTLAQIYKEKQDGEYRGGPAFYIEKGLGWKWFAVIFAVATLLAMAVLMPGIQANSIAEGVSNAFGIDDTITGLVLILLMGLIIFGGVKRIARVAEFLVPFMAAGYLLIAIAIIAVNFERIPEVFTLIFKSAFGAEEMFGGILGSTIMWGVKRGLYANEAGQGTGAHPAAAAEVSHPAKQGLVQAFSIYLDVFLIVTATAFMILFTNSYNTINEKTGEVLVENLKGVETGPAYTQAAVDTILPGFGSGFIAIALFFFAFTTIFAYYYIAETNLAYLIKGKQRKLAMTILKLVLLGSTFYGSVKTAETAWAMGDIGLGIMVWLNLLAILLLFKPANIALKDYEAQLKQGLDPKFNSTKLGIKNAEFWADGYQTDMKDDRKRAANS; this comes from the coding sequence ATGCTTGAACAACTTGTTGCTAGCATTAACGGTTATTTATGGAGCCCACCTCTCATCATTTTTATTTGTGCAGTTGGACTGTACTTTAGTGTGCGGACAAGATTTCTGCAAATACGTCATGTAAAAGAAATGGTGCGTCTATTATTTAATGGTAAGAGCTCTAATGAGGGTGTCTCTTCCTTTCAAGCATTGGCCATGTCTTTATCTGGCCGTATTGGTGTCGGGAATATTGCCGGAACGGCAACGGGTATTGCTTTTGGGGGCCCAGGAGCAGTATTTTGGATGTGGGTAATTACCTTTATCGGTGCAGCATCTGCTTTTGTTGAGTCCACTCTTGCTCAAATTTATAAAGAAAAACAAGATGGCGAATATCGAGGTGGTCCTGCCTTTTATATTGAAAAGGGACTTGGCTGGAAATGGTTCGCCGTTATTTTTGCCGTTGCCACACTCCTTGCAATGGCTGTACTTATGCCAGGTATTCAAGCAAATTCCATTGCAGAGGGCGTCAGCAATGCATTTGGGATTGACGATACGATTACCGGATTAGTACTTATTTTACTCATGGGTCTTATTATTTTTGGCGGAGTTAAGCGTATCGCAAGAGTTGCAGAATTTCTCGTGCCTTTCATGGCTGCCGGATATTTACTGATAGCTATAGCCATCATTGCGGTTAATTTTGAAAGAATTCCAGAAGTATTTACCCTGATTTTTAAAAGTGCCTTCGGCGCTGAGGAAATGTTCGGTGGTATTCTCGGTTCGACCATTATGTGGGGTGTAAAACGTGGGCTATATGCGAATGAAGCTGGCCAGGGTACTGGTGCTCACCCTGCAGCAGCCGCAGAAGTATCCCATCCGGCAAAACAAGGATTAGTCCAAGCTTTTTCTATTTATCTAGATGTGTTCTTAATTGTTACAGCTACTGCCTTTATGATTCTATTTACGAATTCATACAATACTATAAATGAAAAAACGGGAGAAGTCTTAGTTGAAAATCTTAAAGGAGTCGAAACGGGTCCTGCTTATACCCAAGCGGCCGTTGATACCATCCTCCCAGGATTCGGATCAGGATTTATTGCGATTGCTCTATTCTTCTTTGCCTTCACCACGATTTTTGCGTATTACTATATTGCGGAAACCAATCTTGCTTATCTAATTAAAGGCAAACAAAGAAAACTAGCGATGACCATATTAAAATTAGTTCTCTTAGGATCCACTTTCTATGGATCTGTAAAGACCGCAGAAACAGCTTGGGCAATGGGTGATATCGGACTTGGTATCATGGTATGGTTAAACTTACTTGCCATTCTATTATTATTTAAACCAGCGAATATCGCTCTAAAGGATTATGAAGCGCAGCTCAAGCAAGGCCTTGACCCTAAATTTAATTCTACTAAATTAGGTATTAAGAATGCAGAATTCTGGGCTGACGGTTATCAAACAGATATGAAAGATGACAGAAAACGAGCTGCAAACTCATAA
- a CDS encoding fatty acid desaturase: MSVQENTKNLRKQVAPFEGSTTKESIWQIINTVGPFILLWFLAYQSLSISYWLALVPMIAAAGFLVRIFIIFHDCTHHSFFKNRKANRAVGTAMGVLTLFPFDQWGHEHSVHHATSGNLDKRGTGDIWTLTVDEYLAAPLKLRLAYRFYRNPIVMFGLGPIYVFALKNRFNRKDARKKERMNTYLTNVILVALITLFCMTIGWQSFLLIQGTIFMISGSTGIWLFYVQHTFEDSYFEEDKEWEYVKAAVEGSSFYKLPKLLQFLTGNIGFHHVHHLSPRVPNYKLEEAHNQTEPLKNVPTITLATSLKSLRFRLWDENAKNFVAFKDVKALVKKRISVQAKPEL; encoded by the coding sequence ATGTCAGTACAAGAAAATACGAAGAATTTACGAAAACAAGTTGCTCCTTTTGAAGGGTCAACAACAAAAGAAAGTATATGGCAGATCATTAACACGGTCGGACCGTTTATCTTATTGTGGTTCCTTGCTTATCAAAGTTTATCTATTTCTTATTGGTTAGCATTGGTTCCAATGATTGCAGCAGCAGGGTTTTTAGTACGAATTTTCATCATTTTTCACGACTGTACCCATCATTCGTTCTTTAAAAACAGAAAGGCGAATCGCGCAGTTGGGACCGCAATGGGAGTATTAACTTTGTTCCCGTTTGATCAATGGGGTCACGAACACTCTGTTCACCATGCGACAAGTGGTAACTTAGATAAGCGTGGTACAGGGGATATTTGGACATTAACTGTCGATGAATATTTAGCAGCACCACTTAAACTTCGTTTAGCGTACCGTTTTTATCGTAATCCTATCGTGATGTTTGGTTTAGGACCCATTTATGTATTTGCGCTTAAAAATCGTTTTAACAGAAAAGATGCTCGTAAAAAAGAGCGAATGAATACCTATTTAACGAATGTCATTCTTGTTGCTTTAATTACTTTGTTTTGCATGACAATAGGCTGGCAGTCATTCCTGCTCATTCAAGGTACGATTTTCATGATTTCCGGTTCGACAGGTATTTGGCTGTTTTACGTCCAGCATACATTTGAAGATTCTTACTTTGAAGAAGATAAGGAATGGGAATATGTGAAAGCTGCAGTAGAGGGAAGTTCTTTTTACAAACTGCCTAAACTTTTACAATTCTTAACAGGTAATATTGGTTTTCACCATGTTCACCATTTAAGCCCGAGAGTTCCAAATTATAAATTAGAAGAAGCTCATAACCAGACAGAACCATTAAAAAATGTTCCAACCATTACACTTGCGACAAGTTTAAAGTCACTACGTTTCCGCTTGTGGGATGAAAATGCGAAGAACTTTGTAGCGTTTAAAGACGTGAAAGCTTTAGTGAAGAAACGAATTTCTGTTCAAGCAAAACCAGAATTGTAA
- a CDS encoding response regulator transcription factor produces MIRIVIAEDQALLLEAMGNLLNLEDDIEVVGQAGNGEEALTLVRNLMPDMCIMDIEMPEKTGLEAAEELQRTNCKVIILTTFARPGYFKRAMKADVRGYLLKDNPSEELASSIRSIMDGKRIYSEELMEEDSAEENVNQLAKESTQSNKTGLVKNYLSSIMDKMKLPTG; encoded by the coding sequence ATGATTCGAATTGTAATCGCAGAGGATCAGGCGCTGCTGTTAGAGGCCATGGGTAATCTGTTAAACTTGGAAGATGATATCGAAGTAGTTGGTCAGGCAGGTAATGGGGAAGAGGCACTTACTCTGGTGAGAAACTTGATGCCTGATATGTGTATTATGGACATCGAAATGCCTGAAAAGACAGGTCTCGAGGCGGCAGAAGAGTTGCAGCGTACTAACTGTAAGGTAATTATTCTAACCACCTTTGCACGACCAGGATATTTTAAGCGTGCAATGAAGGCTGATGTGCGGGGATATTTACTGAAGGACAATCCTAGTGAGGAATTAGCTTCTTCCATTCGAAGCATTATGGATGGCAAGCGAATTTATTCCGAAGAGCTCATGGAAGAGGATTCTGCTGAAGAAAATGTCAACCAGCTGGCGAAGGAATCCACTCAAAGTAACAAAACGGGATTAGTCAAAAATTATTTATCATCCATTATGGATAAAATGAAATTACCAACAGGTTAA